The following proteins are encoded in a genomic region of Fervidobacterium pennivorans DSM 9078:
- a CDS encoding PEGA domain-containing protein — MRKNVEFRSLFKLAFFIIALFSEITFSITVYAPKGSMVYYNDKLMGVVQKDSISFNAEFPGTLKVVKPGFVPFEKILTEEATVTVELSLPSFLNVKVTPQNARVSVDGQLVEVDTSSGTARLQINSGIHEIKAEAPGYVTKTVRVEINPYEEKDLEITLKKTVTLKLVSEKNINNAILGGMIINLPSTIEVEPGKYKLYLPNTFLNSIQEFEVPFVDEYVYKVDSTQMFKLTIDGSPAGAYAWISGQIWKLPTTIVLPESSYDIRIFSQNYEDYKTKVELRKDTKIFYNLKPKLEVAQRTIDDSFVIEYDGYVRDRVVVKPWFTTIKDNEGNIVWYGFSDGSLKALPKTVPVLISKDMICMIGRTMFKGPTILQVTLGTNILFYDNRRAGSEEKIQVEGLTVIDTEDRVLVNVYSKDVCEVYWDDEFIGNTPIYFFVTSAGKHKLTFVRNGLKVNEQIVEAKQGQLNEFRQSF, encoded by the coding sequence TTGAGGAAAAACGTGGAATTTAGAAGTTTGTTCAAGCTTGCTTTTTTCATCATAGCGCTATTTTCAGAAATCACTTTTTCAATAACAGTTTACGCACCAAAAGGGAGTATGGTTTACTATAACGACAAACTTATGGGGGTTGTACAAAAAGACTCCATAAGTTTCAACGCAGAGTTTCCAGGGACTCTCAAGGTTGTAAAACCTGGTTTTGTGCCGTTTGAAAAAATCCTCACAGAGGAGGCTACTGTGACTGTAGAACTTTCATTACCCTCATTCTTGAATGTAAAAGTAACCCCGCAAAATGCACGGGTTTCTGTCGATGGTCAACTAGTTGAGGTTGACACTTCCAGTGGTACCGCAAGGCTACAAATAAATTCTGGGATTCATGAAATTAAAGCAGAAGCTCCGGGATATGTTACCAAAACTGTCAGAGTTGAAATCAATCCGTATGAGGAAAAAGATTTGGAAATAACACTGAAAAAAACAGTAACACTTAAATTGGTTTCTGAAAAAAATATTAACAACGCTATTTTAGGTGGAATGATAATAAATTTACCTTCAACGATAGAGGTAGAACCTGGTAAATACAAACTCTACCTACCAAATACCTTTTTGAATAGCATTCAAGAATTTGAAGTACCGTTCGTTGATGAATATGTATATAAAGTCGACTCTACACAGATGTTTAAGTTGACTATTGATGGAAGCCCTGCAGGAGCGTATGCTTGGATCTCTGGTCAGATTTGGAAACTTCCAACAACGATAGTATTACCAGAGAGCAGTTACGACATTCGAATATTTTCCCAAAACTATGAAGATTACAAAACAAAGGTTGAACTAAGGAAAGACACAAAGATTTTCTACAATTTGAAACCCAAGCTGGAGGTAGCTCAAAGAACTATCGACGACAGCTTTGTTATAGAGTATGATGGATATGTAAGGGACAGAGTTGTCGTCAAACCGTGGTTTACGACGATAAAAGATAATGAAGGAAATATAGTGTGGTATGGTTTCAGCGATGGAAGTCTTAAAGCCCTCCCAAAGACTGTTCCAGTTTTGATAAGTAAAGATATGATTTGTATGATAGGGCGTACAATGTTCAAAGGACCTACAATTTTACAGGTAACGTTGGGTACTAATATTCTTTTTTATGACAACAGAAGAGCAGGTAGTGAAGAAAAGATACAAGTAGAAGGACTCACAGTGATTGATACTGAAGATAGGGTTTTGGTGAATGTATATTCAAAAGATGTCTGTGAAGTTTACTGGGATGATGAATTCATAGGAAACACACCGATATATTTCTTTGTTACATCAGCAGGGAAGCACAAGTTAACTTTCGTACGGAATGGTTTAAAGGTTAACGAACAAATTGTTGAAGCGAAGCAAGGACAACTCAACGAATTTCGACAATCATTTTGA
- the upp gene encoding uracil phosphoribosyltransferase, whose amino-acid sequence MLHVVEHPLIKHKLTIMRKKETGPKEFRELLREITLLITYEATRHIEVYEIEVETPLEKTKGYYINDKDIVVIPILRAGLGMVDGILELLPNASVGHIGIYRDPVTLKAVDYYFKTPKLHDKSEIFILDPMLATGVSAIDAIGKVKELGGKRITFISLIASPEGVKALEEAHPDVDIYTASLDRELNDHGYILPGLGDAGDRLFRTK is encoded by the coding sequence ATGCTACACGTGGTTGAACATCCCTTAATCAAACACAAGCTGACCATAATGCGTAAAAAGGAAACCGGACCCAAAGAATTCAGAGAATTACTCAGAGAGATTACACTTCTTATAACATACGAAGCGACCAGACACATTGAGGTTTACGAAATAGAGGTAGAAACACCTTTGGAAAAGACGAAGGGTTATTACATAAACGATAAAGACATTGTTGTAATTCCCATACTAAGGGCAGGGCTTGGAATGGTTGATGGAATTCTCGAGCTGCTTCCGAATGCATCGGTAGGTCATATTGGTATCTATAGAGATCCAGTAACACTGAAAGCCGTTGACTATTACTTTAAAACCCCGAAATTACATGATAAAAGTGAAATCTTCATCCTAGACCCTATGCTTGCAACAGGAGTATCTGCAATTGATGCCATTGGAAAGGTCAAAGAACTTGGTGGCAAGAGAATAACCTTCATATCACTTATAGCCTCGCCTGAAGGAGTCAAAGCATTGGAAGAGGCACATCCAGATGTAGATATTTACACAGCTTCCCTAGACAGAGAATTGAATGACCACGGTTACATCCTCCCAGGACTCGGTGATGCAGGAGATAGACTTTTCAGAACAAAGTAG
- the miaA gene encoding tRNA (adenosine(37)-N6)-dimethylallyltransferase MiaA yields the protein MKRIIISGPTASGKTEFAIQLAEYLPIEVISMDSRQIYKYMDIGTAKPDPYQLSLVKHHMIDIIEPNEYFNAFLYQKMAKKKEEEVKRAGKIPIYVGGTGLYIDALVKGFFEGVSRDENIRKELSKLNEQEPGILRKMLEEFDPEAAARIHPQDVKRTIRALEVYLKTGKRISELQTQKANYDDFILIVLNPKREELYERINQRAEKMIEQGLIDEVKMLVEKYGKNLDAFKTIGYREIIEYLDGIYSLELALHLMKRNTRHYARRQIIYLRRFPNAVWLEPGKQALETVLKIIQKEVQSIL from the coding sequence GTGAAAAGAATAATAATTTCCGGGCCAACCGCTTCAGGGAAGACCGAATTTGCAATCCAGCTTGCGGAATACTTGCCCATAGAAGTTATTTCTATGGATTCTAGGCAGATATATAAGTACATGGACATTGGAACAGCAAAACCGGATCCATACCAGTTATCCTTAGTAAAGCACCACATGATTGACATTATCGAACCAAACGAGTATTTTAATGCTTTTCTGTACCAAAAAATGGCAAAAAAGAAGGAAGAAGAAGTTAAAAGAGCTGGCAAAATACCAATATACGTAGGAGGGACAGGTTTATACATAGATGCATTAGTAAAAGGCTTCTTTGAAGGAGTCTCTCGGGATGAAAACATTAGGAAAGAACTCAGTAAGCTAAATGAGCAAGAACCAGGGATTCTGAGAAAGATGCTAGAGGAATTTGACCCGGAAGCTGCAGCCAGAATACATCCACAAGATGTGAAGCGTACGATAAGGGCATTAGAGGTCTACCTAAAAACAGGGAAGAGGATTTCTGAATTGCAGACGCAAAAAGCAAATTATGATGACTTCATTCTTATTGTTTTGAATCCAAAAAGGGAAGAACTTTACGAAAGAATAAATCAACGCGCTGAAAAGATGATTGAACAGGGACTTATCGATGAAGTAAAAATGCTTGTAGAAAAATACGGTAAGAACCTTGACGCTTTCAAAACTATAGGTTACAGGGAGATAATCGAATACTTGGATGGAATCTACAGTCTAGAGTTGGCTTTACACTTAATGAAAAGAAACACTCGTCATTACGCAAGAAGACAAATAATCTATCTTAGAAGATTTCCAAATGCCGTGTGGCTTGAACCTGGTAAACAGGCTTTGGAAACAGTGCTTAAAATCATACAAAAAGAAGTCCAATCGATCTTGTGA
- the rho gene encoding transcription termination factor Rho yields the protein MKQLEEMTMKELYELARKYDIPRYTSMRKQDLIFEILEAKAKAEGYFFGEGVLEIAPDGYGFLRSLETMLSGPKDIYVSQSQIRKFNLNTGDIVSGVIRPPKEGERFNAMIKIEAINYKPPEFANERVNFENLTPDYPKERYILETKPDVFSTRLIDLFAPIGKGQRGMIVAPPKAGKTTILKEIANGIAENHPDTFRIVLLIDERPEEVTDIKESVDAKVIAAPFDMPSEKQIKIAELTLEMCKRLVEYGNHVVVLLDSLTRLARVYNVTVPPSGKLLTGGVDPAALHKPKQFFGAARNTREGGSLTIIATALVETGSKMDEVIFEEFKGTGNMELVLSRQLANKRIFPAINITLSGTRREELLIEQSNLKKIWLLRRMLDSMSEEEGLKLLLNKLKDTKTNAEFLALIDAQKSV from the coding sequence ATGAAACAACTTGAAGAAATGACAATGAAAGAATTGTATGAGCTAGCGAGAAAATACGACATTCCAAGATATACTAGTATGAGGAAACAGGATTTAATATTCGAAATTCTCGAAGCGAAAGCAAAAGCTGAAGGATACTTTTTTGGAGAAGGTGTACTTGAAATAGCCCCGGATGGCTATGGCTTTTTGAGAAGTTTGGAAACGATGCTTTCAGGACCAAAAGACATATACGTTTCACAATCACAAATTCGAAAATTTAATCTGAATACCGGAGACATAGTTTCCGGTGTTATCCGTCCTCCAAAAGAGGGTGAACGTTTCAACGCAATGATTAAGATTGAAGCAATAAATTATAAACCACCAGAATTTGCCAACGAACGTGTCAATTTTGAAAACCTTACTCCAGATTATCCAAAAGAGCGATATATACTTGAAACCAAACCTGACGTTTTCTCTACAAGGCTTATAGATTTATTTGCTCCAATAGGAAAAGGGCAACGAGGTATGATTGTTGCACCACCAAAAGCTGGGAAAACAACAATCCTTAAAGAGATTGCGAATGGAATTGCGGAAAATCATCCGGATACATTCAGAATAGTTTTGCTAATTGATGAAAGACCGGAAGAGGTAACCGATATTAAAGAATCTGTTGATGCAAAAGTAATTGCCGCCCCCTTTGATATGCCATCTGAAAAGCAAATAAAAATAGCTGAATTAACATTGGAAATGTGTAAGCGACTTGTGGAGTACGGCAATCACGTTGTTGTGCTTTTGGATAGTTTGACAAGGCTTGCAAGAGTCTACAATGTAACGGTACCACCGAGTGGGAAATTATTAACTGGTGGTGTTGACCCTGCTGCGCTTCATAAACCTAAGCAATTCTTCGGAGCTGCCCGTAACACTCGTGAGGGTGGAAGTTTGACCATAATAGCAACCGCACTTGTTGAAACCGGTTCAAAAATGGACGAAGTAATATTCGAAGAATTCAAAGGAACAGGTAACATGGAGCTGGTTTTGTCAAGACAACTTGCAAACAAAAGGATATTCCCAGCAATTAACATTACACTTTCTGGAACTAGAAGAGAGGAACTGCTCATTGAGCAGTCCAACCTTAAGAAAATCTGGTTATTGAGACGTATGCTTGATTCCATGAGCGAAGAAGAAGGTCTGAAATTACTTCTAAACAAGCTTAAAGATACGAAAACAAATGCAGAATTCTTAGCACTCATAGATGCTCAAAAAAGTGTTTAG
- the dnaX gene encoding DNA polymerase III subunit gamma/tau: MEALYRKYRPTRFSEIVGQEHIKRLLKNALEKRRISHAYIFAGPRGTGKTTTARIIAKSLNCEKNQYEEPCNECVSCKAIDSGSHLDVIELDAASNRGIDEVRKIRDGVNFTPVMGKHKVYIIDEVHMLTKEAFNALLKTLEEPPEHVVFILATTNPEKIPPTIISRCQVLEFRNISNNEIKNRLREICIKEGYDVTEDALEKIVKKAAGGLRDALSILEQVVRYSGGEVTPETVNEALGLVSEETIDKFIEAILSGNFEDIEGIIDEVYTERGDFDTFLTQVMEKLLENKSAQGIKLASEIYRIQKELKIAEEKLLLAKVLVISLALTVNKSGGTGTSEITSTILTKGERATNHTQVANEKQALTQVVHARKVEVTNEEKEEISAVGFEKAELMQPGSEVPLKQFGELKQEENPKESPEATKLSALDGKEVERSASENTSQLNQTFVTKEILEDLKLNGDLSIFVGLSLATVYELDDVVRIVFDKSKQFSYEVMKEKKDQIALLYQKKSGKNREVVVELSDDEHDPVLEKLKILLTD; this comes from the coding sequence ATGGAAGCGCTGTATAGAAAATATAGGCCTACAAGGTTCTCAGAAATAGTGGGACAAGAACATATTAAGAGGTTATTAAAAAACGCTCTTGAAAAACGAAGGATTAGTCATGCATACATATTTGCTGGTCCTCGCGGAACAGGAAAAACCACAACTGCAAGAATTATAGCAAAATCATTAAACTGTGAGAAGAATCAGTATGAGGAGCCATGCAATGAATGTGTTTCTTGTAAAGCTATCGACAGTGGCTCGCATTTAGATGTTATAGAACTTGATGCTGCATCAAACAGGGGTATTGATGAAGTAAGGAAAATAAGAGATGGTGTCAATTTCACTCCAGTTATGGGGAAACATAAAGTTTATATTATTGACGAAGTTCATATGCTTACGAAAGAGGCATTCAATGCCCTTTTAAAGACCCTTGAAGAACCTCCCGAACATGTTGTCTTTATCCTAGCCACGACAAACCCCGAAAAGATACCTCCGACTATCATTTCTCGATGCCAGGTTTTGGAATTCCGGAATATATCAAACAATGAAATTAAAAACAGGCTCAGAGAAATTTGTATTAAAGAAGGTTACGATGTAACAGAAGATGCTTTAGAGAAAATAGTGAAAAAGGCTGCAGGTGGACTTAGAGATGCACTTTCCATCCTTGAACAAGTAGTGAGGTACTCAGGCGGAGAAGTTACTCCAGAAACTGTGAACGAAGCTTTGGGATTAGTAAGTGAGGAAACAATAGATAAATTTATCGAGGCTATACTCTCCGGAAATTTTGAAGACATTGAAGGTATTATTGATGAAGTTTACACCGAAAGAGGAGATTTTGACACATTTCTGACACAAGTTATGGAAAAACTGTTGGAAAATAAAAGCGCTCAAGGTATTAAGTTAGCTTCCGAAATTTATAGAATACAAAAAGAGTTGAAAATTGCCGAAGAAAAACTACTATTAGCAAAAGTATTGGTAATTAGTCTGGCGCTAACAGTCAATAAATCGGGTGGAACTGGAACTTCAGAGATAACCTCAACGATTTTGACAAAAGGTGAAAGAGCAACTAACCACACTCAAGTTGCAAATGAGAAGCAAGCATTAACTCAAGTGGTGCACGCTAGAAAAGTCGAAGTAACTAACGAAGAAAAAGAAGAAATATCAGCAGTTGGTTTTGAAAAAGCTGAACTCATGCAACCTGGGTCAGAAGTGCCACTTAAGCAATTTGGTGAGCTCAAGCAAGAAGAAAATCCAAAAGAATCTCCTGAAGCTACAAAGCTTTCAGCTCTAGATGGAAAAGAGGTAGAACGTTCTGCTTCAGAAAACACATCTCAACTAAATCAAACATTTGTGACAAAAGAAATATTAGAAGACTTAAAACTCAATGGGGATTTATCCATATTTGTTGGTTTGTCTCTTGCTACAGTCTATGAACTCGACGATGTTGTAAGAATTGTCTTTGACAAATCAAAACAGTTCAGTTATGAGGTAATGAAAGAAAAGAAAGACCAAATAGCTCTACTTTACCAGAAAAAATCAGGCAAGAACAGAGAAGTTGTTGTAGAGCTTTCGGATGATGAGCACGACCCTGTTTTGGAGAAGTTAAAGATTCTGCTCACGGACTAA
- a CDS encoding MarR family winged helix-turn-helix transcriptional regulator, translating into MFGEVTYSEGDLKNGLPAHLEQLLRTICFRIRVHGREALKNYSITAAQFDLLQRVYFNGPQTMTKLSQSLGIAKSTTSGLVMRLVRDGFLNRKRDETDRRVFKVEITPLGEQVIKAVIEMRVKYIEEVIRQIPGEKTRLIHEALDLLYGVISSK; encoded by the coding sequence ATGTTTGGAGAAGTAACTTACTCAGAAGGCGACTTAAAAAATGGGTTGCCAGCACACCTAGAACAGTTGCTCAGGACCATATGTTTTAGAATACGGGTACATGGTCGTGAGGCCTTGAAGAACTACAGCATTACGGCAGCACAATTTGACTTACTCCAAAGGGTTTATTTCAATGGACCCCAGACGATGACGAAATTGAGTCAGTCATTAGGTATCGCAAAGAGTACGACTAGTGGCCTTGTTATGAGACTTGTGAGGGACGGATTTTTAAATCGAAAAAGGGATGAAACAGATAGAAGAGTTTTTAAGGTGGAAATAACACCTCTTGGTGAACAAGTGATAAAAGCAGTTATAGAGATGCGAGTCAAATACATTGAAGAGGTTATTAGGCAAATACCCGGCGAAAAGACTAGATTAATCCACGAGGCCTTAGACCTCCTTTACGGGGTTATAAGTTCCAAGTAA
- a CDS encoding S-layer homology domain-containing protein, producing MTYVFYRLLKYRSVIILFLICFSVFGFSTAIKDLSPSAAEYKAVLFLVEQKIMDVDSNGNFKPSLLVTKLDLARYLYALIDRYKLTNLQSSKSDDLAKLESRITTLEKQVSNIPSAQLQSFSALQSEVTDLKKRLLAIENKVANLETKSTNPSKDQQTIISVQNELSALARRVTAVENKISTLSQSKDFAKDIAQLTAQINSLEERLNEFTQLMNYYINEVEKLKTRATDLEKKVEHTIITTNSLSEKISKLEASSSENIKNLQNTTMASINDLRNQLSGEIEKLKSRLGTIEEVIGKGQDFLQRLEALDALTIINTFSNLEVLSNRFDQLEARFKKLEDSLSQVVLEQRYVLNELVVSQNSVKKFDSLEQKVSQLEASNNANNEDIKKLSAQVESLNSQLMTTRTITYISLLVSIVAGILVLLK from the coding sequence ATGACTTACGTTTTCTATCGACTGTTAAAATATCGAAGTGTCATTATTCTTTTCCTGATTTGCTTTAGCGTCTTTGGGTTTTCTACCGCAATAAAAGATCTTTCTCCATCCGCAGCTGAATACAAAGCTGTGCTTTTCCTTGTAGAACAAAAGATTATGGACGTAGATTCAAATGGAAATTTTAAACCTTCTTTACTTGTAACAAAACTTGACCTTGCACGCTATTTGTATGCGCTCATAGATAGATACAAGTTAACAAACTTACAAAGTAGCAAGTCCGATGATTTAGCAAAGCTTGAATCGAGAATTACTACATTAGAAAAACAAGTATCCAATATTCCTTCTGCTCAACTCCAAAGTTTTTCGGCTTTGCAAAGTGAAGTGACCGATTTAAAAAAAAGACTTTTAGCAATTGAAAACAAGGTCGCGAACCTTGAAACTAAAAGCACCAACCCATCAAAGGACCAGCAAACTATTATCTCTGTACAGAATGAGCTTTCAGCATTGGCCAGAAGGGTTACTGCTGTTGAAAACAAAATTTCAACACTTTCCCAATCGAAGGATTTCGCTAAAGACATAGCACAATTGACAGCTCAGATAAATAGTTTAGAAGAGAGACTAAATGAATTCACTCAGCTGATGAACTATTATATTAATGAAGTTGAAAAACTTAAAACAAGGGCGACGGATTTAGAAAAAAAGGTTGAACATACAATAATTACGACTAATTCGCTATCGGAAAAGATTTCCAAATTGGAAGCAAGTTCTTCGGAGAATATTAAGAATCTCCAAAACACCACCATGGCGAGTATAAATGATTTGAGAAATCAATTATCAGGAGAAATTGAGAAATTAAAGTCTCGTCTTGGAACTATTGAGGAAGTTATAGGAAAAGGTCAAGACTTTTTACAACGTTTAGAAGCCTTAGATGCTTTGACAATAATCAATACATTCTCTAACTTGGAAGTACTTTCTAACCGATTTGACCAGCTTGAAGCAAGATTCAAAAAGCTTGAGGACAGTCTTTCTCAAGTGGTCTTGGAACAAAGATATGTACTCAACGAACTTGTCGTTTCTCAGAACTCTGTGAAAAAGTTCGACTCTTTGGAACAAAAAGTTTCTCAACTCGAAGCTTCTAATAACGCTAATAACGAGGATATAAAAAAGCTTTCAGCGCAAGTGGAGAGTTTAAATAGTCAATTGATGACTACGCGAACAATAACTTACATTAGTTTGTTAGTTTCCATAGTTGCAGGAATTCTCGTACTTCTCAAGTGA
- a CDS encoding patatin-like phospholipase family protein, producing MQEFSYFSSELRITRKDLIVIMVGLALQAGGVKGFSHIATLKVFEECNVEPDIISGSSAGSIVGALYALHGSSEIVYKIFSETVRKFLKKQSTKPEPIMNLEMVIKEALYSLDEFYQFFKELFGKKKFSELKTKLLVVAFDIETWKSFVIDEGYLVDAVLASCTVPGVFEPTYIAGVRMLDGGILSPVPTFELKEYGADTIVASVFEERIPPYTTHMELMLTVDAVKESYIVQNELSVADFTFIYPVNVSWSDFAKHEEVYRNALIVARRVKDEFENFIRR from the coding sequence TTGCAGGAATTCTCGTACTTCTCAAGTGAATTGAGAATAACTAGAAAGGATTTGATAGTAATTATGGTTGGACTTGCTCTTCAAGCCGGAGGAGTAAAAGGATTTTCGCATATCGCAACACTGAAAGTTTTTGAAGAATGCAACGTCGAACCTGATATTATTTCGGGTTCGTCAGCAGGTTCTATTGTTGGAGCGTTATATGCATTACATGGCAGCTCAGAAATTGTTTACAAGATCTTTTCAGAAACAGTTCGTAAATTTCTCAAAAAACAAAGTACGAAACCTGAACCGATAATGAATTTAGAGATGGTTATAAAAGAAGCTCTTTACAGTTTGGATGAGTTCTATCAATTTTTCAAAGAGTTGTTTGGTAAAAAGAAGTTCTCGGAGCTAAAAACAAAACTTTTAGTTGTGGCTTTTGATATAGAAACCTGGAAGAGTTTCGTCATAGATGAAGGCTACCTTGTTGATGCAGTGCTTGCAAGTTGCACTGTTCCTGGAGTATTTGAACCTACATACATTGCAGGTGTTCGAATGCTTGATGGCGGGATTCTATCTCCTGTTCCTACTTTTGAATTGAAAGAGTACGGAGCAGATACCATAGTAGCTAGTGTTTTTGAAGAGCGCATACCACCATACACAACACATATGGAACTAATGCTCACTGTAGATGCAGTTAAAGAGTCATATATTGTGCAGAACGAGCTCAGTGTGGCAGATTTCACGTTTATTTATCCTGTAAATGTCAGCTGGAGCGATTTTGCTAAACATGAAGAAGTTTATCGAAATGCTTTAATTGTTGCAAGGAGAGTGAAAGATGAATTTGAAAATTTCATTAGGCGGTGA
- the prfA gene encoding peptide chain release factor 1, with protein sequence MESIRTWVKQMLDELERKMTENLDLKEMIKISADYSNFKEIDEKITEYFNLLDEKELWKEEPGSEVEIEKIDRQLEKLANEIIAQLLPEDEFRDRNVFLEIRAGTGGEEAALFAGDLLRMYLRYAESKGWETEILDESKSDLGGYKEVVVRIKGKNSGTYMKYERGVHRVQRVPVTESGGRIHTSTATVAVLPEIKDVDIYIDPKDIRIDTYRASGAGGQYVNKTESAVRITHLPTGIVVTCQSERSQHQNKEKAMMVLRSKLYELARREQEEKISSERKNQIGTGERSEKIRTYNFPQNRVTDHRINLTIYNLQAVLDGNLDLIIPKLMQYDIEQQLKELGILQTVEG encoded by the coding sequence ATGGAAAGTATCAGGACTTGGGTTAAACAGATGTTGGATGAGCTTGAAAGAAAAATGACAGAAAATTTGGATTTGAAAGAAATGATTAAAATATCAGCTGATTATAGTAATTTTAAAGAAATTGACGAAAAGATAACTGAGTATTTTAATCTACTAGACGAAAAGGAACTTTGGAAAGAAGAGCCTGGTAGCGAAGTTGAAATTGAGAAAATAGACCGCCAGTTAGAGAAGTTAGCCAATGAGATAATCGCCCAACTTCTTCCTGAAGACGAATTCAGAGATAGAAACGTATTCTTAGAAATTCGTGCAGGCACTGGTGGTGAAGAAGCGGCACTTTTCGCAGGGGATTTGTTGAGAATGTATTTACGATATGCCGAATCAAAGGGTTGGGAAACAGAAATTCTTGATGAAAGTAAGTCCGACTTGGGTGGTTACAAGGAAGTGGTTGTAAGGATAAAAGGTAAAAATAGTGGTACCTATATGAAGTATGAAAGAGGGGTTCATCGAGTCCAAAGGGTCCCGGTCACAGAATCTGGAGGAAGGATACATACATCAACTGCAACTGTAGCTGTTTTGCCCGAAATCAAAGATGTAGACATATACATTGACCCAAAAGACATAAGAATTGATACATATCGGGCATCAGGTGCCGGGGGACAATATGTAAACAAAACAGAATCAGCAGTTAGAATCACGCACTTACCTACGGGAATTGTAGTTACTTGTCAATCAGAGAGATCCCAACATCAAAATAAAGAAAAGGCAATGATGGTTCTTCGCTCGAAGCTGTATGAGCTTGCACGTCGAGAGCAGGAAGAAAAGATATCTTCAGAACGAAAAAATCAAATAGGTACTGGTGAAAGAAGCGAAAAGATTCGAACTTACAACTTCCCACAAAACAGGGTGACGGACCACAGGATAAACTTGACAATATATAATCTTCAAGCAGTTCTTGACGGGAACCTCGATTTGATAATACCAAAACTTATGCAATATGATATCGAACAACAGCTCAAAGAACTTGGAATTTTACAAACAGTGGAGGGATAA
- a CDS encoding type IV pilus twitching motility protein PilT, protein MVDIYEIISKAKNARATDVHISVGNPPIIRVDGYLTKMQGYSPLSYGEVKEIVTRLLEEHDIMSHNKEVDFSFGFEDVRIRANLYYERGNPALALRIITKRIRTFEELGLPTTIRDFCDRDTGLIIITGPTGSGKSTTLAAMVDYINSKYAYHIITIEDPIEYVFENKNSLIHQREVGRDTESFADGLKYALRQDPDIILVGEMRDLETISLALTAAETGHLVLGTLHTNSAATAPERIVDVFPAHQQKQVSLQLANTLVGVIYQRLVPKKTIGMMPIAEILVANAAVKNLIREGKIHQIESIMQTAQKLGNVLFDDALLKAYFTGEITKETVIGFARNPEEVAKKIGWTGI, encoded by the coding sequence ATGGTTGATATCTATGAAATCATAAGTAAAGCAAAAAATGCAAGGGCTACCGATGTTCATATATCTGTGGGAAATCCTCCGATAATTCGTGTGGACGGTTATCTAACAAAAATGCAGGGTTACTCACCACTTTCTTATGGTGAGGTAAAGGAAATTGTAACTCGACTTTTGGAAGAACATGACATCATGAGTCATAATAAAGAAGTAGACTTTTCTTTCGGATTCGAAGATGTTAGGATTAGGGCAAATCTCTACTACGAACGTGGTAACCCTGCACTTGCCTTAAGAATTATTACCAAACGTATAAGAACTTTCGAAGAACTCGGGCTGCCAACAACAATTCGAGATTTTTGTGACAGGGATACAGGGTTAATTATTATAACAGGTCCTACGGGTAGTGGTAAATCAACGACCCTTGCAGCCATGGTTGATTACATTAACTCTAAATACGCTTACCACATTATTACAATAGAAGACCCCATAGAATACGTTTTCGAAAACAAGAACTCATTGATCCATCAACGCGAAGTTGGAAGGGACACGGAGTCATTTGCAGATGGTCTCAAATACGCTCTCAGACAGGACCCTGATATAATTCTCGTTGGTGAAATGAGGGATTTAGAGACGATATCATTAGCTTTAACTGCTGCCGAAACGGGACATCTTGTGCTTGGAACTCTTCACACAAATTCCGCCGCAACAGCTCCTGAGAGAATCGTTGATGTTTTTCCTGCACATCAGCAAAAACAAGTTTCTCTGCAACTTGCCAACACACTGGTTGGCGTTATCTATCAAAGACTTGTCCCAAAGAAAACGATAGGAATGATGCCAATTGCCGAAATTCTTGTAGCTAACGCTGCTGTAAAAAATCTCATAAGAGAGGGAAAGATACACCAAATAGAAAGTATCATGCAAACTGCTCAAAAGCTTGGTAACGTGCTTTTTGACGACGCTTTACTAAAAGCATATTTCACTGGAGAAATAACGAAAGAAACAGTAATCGGTTTTGCTCGCAATCCAGAGGAGGTGGCTAAAAAGATAGGATGGACAGGAATTTAA